In Megalobrama amblycephala isolate DHTTF-2021 linkage group LG21, ASM1881202v1, whole genome shotgun sequence, the genomic stretch cgaccgttaggaCTGCGGTTACGCACGCTGAGTGGCAAAAAGACTGAGCAGCAGcaattggttttcagcgtgaatgtcgcgaaaaacacacaaaacacattaaaaacgggaaagagctttgcggctgactgtacaaatagattttacacaaaccctgaggtatatatttaaaaactagagaaagcaacagaaaaagaagcaaatggatcactgcaagtcacagaaacagctggacttcaggcaaagaaacatggatttgcagttatcattttgtgtcgaattgttggattttgaggtaaaatcgtaccttatatattgtattgttatatattatgttgacgactcatcaattaaatattttccatcttatattatgcataattgggtgtttttaaataaacaacactgtcaaaaactatactataaaactatatatgtgttagggctggacaatattataataatataaaagtgATTAAGCAGATTGaaacctaccgatattgtaattatataaaatattcacagccagatttgctttatgtatttccccggcgtcaaatcaggcacatataaatgtcaggaaacacgactcctggctgcatgtcaatatccatggattaggtttatttgacaagttgtaagaaacacttccgagtccaacctttagggtaattcgttagttttacttgCGTTTTCGCCGTTTCTCCTATTAATCCAGTTACGCAGCAGGTtattttgccactcagtccagctgagggagcgcgttccggcgggaaacCGGCGATGCATACCCTCgtaaggcgtagaacattcagcgtaagcgctatgaagaatgcggaagcggaaagtacgttcaatgcgatattttgtttataactACATTTAAACAGGAAACGACGGAATTTTACCGTACATATTTACAGCGGGTCTATTCGAACGGGATTAGTATTACCTGAGGTCATTTTTCCGGACCTTTTTACAGAAGGTAAAAGTCGGCgtaatctttactgacattGTCCGTAATGATTACCTAGGTTGACTGCTTAACTTTTAAAACATACTTTAAATTGGGAAAATGTCCAATGTTGTCTAGATAGGCAGCTCACTAAGATTTGGTGAGCTGTAATCTCCAACTACCACTTATCATGACCTTCTTACTGCTTACTTCTTTGATAGGACAACTGTGTGCTCGTCCCCAATGTCAATCAGAAGAATATTGATCAGGATGATTATGGAGACGCTTGTGATAATTGCCGTCTGATGAAAAACAATGACCAGAAGGACACAGATAGTGATGGTCAGGGTGATGAATGTGATGATGACATTGACGGGGATGGTAAGACTTTAGATGTTTCCTTCATTGGCTTACTATGAACAGCTGCATTGGTCCAACTGAGAAGATTTGCTTTCCAGGAATAAAAAATGATGAGGATAACTGCAAAAAGGTGCCAAACCGTGACCAGAAAGATAGAGATGGTGATAGTGTTGGTGATGCTTGTGACAGCTGTCCCTATGTCCGCAACCCTGATCAGGTCTGATTAACACCCTACACTAAGTCTGAATTCATTTCTCACTTGTAATTTCTCTTTTTACTTATAATGGTTTGATGTCAGAGTTTGATTTTAGAGTGCACACCCAAGTCAGCTTAAAAAAAGTGGTCTGGGTGTTGTCTTGCAAACCTTTGAGATCTGGTTGTCCAGACTcaaaagtacaatgtaaaaaagacACTGAGTGATGAAGGTGGAATCAAACTCTGAATCCAAGAAATTgaggtataaaaagagcctatGTAACTCATGATTCTTCTTCTTCCTGCTACAGATGGATGTGGATAATGATTTAATTGGCGATCCTTGTGACACCAACAAAGACAGGTATTACAAAACTccaatacactctaaaaaatgctgggttaaatatagacaaacccagggactgggttgttttcacccagccatttttttcaaccaattatggatttatttttttagccagcaatatagtaatatagtaaaaggcatgtttttgctcacccccaaattggggcaaatttgtggggtattttaagctaaaatttgaccagaccagagacttaaattacatcttgtgaaagagggcataataggtgccctttaacccaacctgctgggtttgtccatatttaacccaacccaaggttgtttttaacccagcattttttagagtctAGAGGGTATGCAaagacgtcactttcccgccggaacgcgctccctcagctggactgagtggcaaaagaacctgctgcatgactggatttaataggggaaactgcgaaaacgcgagtaaaacaagcgattacactaaaggttgggctcgaaagtgttccttataacatgtcaaagaaacctaatccatggatattgacatgcaggaATTGTGTTTCccgacatttatatgtgcctgatttcgatggggaaatacataaagcaaatctgactgtgaatgctttatataaatacaatataggtaggtttaaatcggagtgatcacttatattaatgttatatatttcgtcatatcgtccagccctaaaacttgtatagtttttgtcagtgtttattgaaaaacacccaattatgcagaatataagatggcaaatatttaatttgatgagcaatatataacaatacaatgtagagggtatgattttaccccaaaatccaacattttgacacaaaattataactgcaaaccatgtttctctgcctggagtccagctgtttctgtgaattgcagcgaccaatttgcttctttttttctgtagctttcggcagtctgtaaaaatatacctcagattttgtgtcggatctatttgtacagtcagttgCAAAGCCCTTTtctgttttggatgtgttttttcagcattcatgctgaaaaccaatgctgccacagtcttttgccactcagtgggcgtaaccgCAGTCATAACGGTTGACAGTGATGTCACGTGCATATCCTCTATTGTTGATTGACATTGGTAACACCCATAACCAGAATGTTCAATCCAAAGCTATGGTCTCTATCCTCAGTGATGGAGATGGACATCAGGACTCTCGAGACAACTGTCCTGCAGTTATCAACAGCTCCCAGCTAGACACAGACAAGGATGGCATTGGAGATgaatgtgatgatgatgatgacaacGATGGCATTCCTGATCTCCTTCCACCTGGTCCAGACAACTGTCGTCTGATTCCAAACCCACTGCAGGAGGACTTTGATGGTCAGGTTTTAAACCTTGGAAACCTCACTTTACACCAAACTGTTATACTAATACCattattctgaataaaataatctCCTGTTCAAAAAATCAGTGTTTTGGATGATGGTCCCAATATGGAATGCTGGTGTCCCGACCAGCcttcttaaaggtgcaatatgtaggatttctgtccgctagaggtcgctagaggcctattcaaaacaaaggcgtagattgatgacggcaagtttgagcgaggaatcttgggacatgtggtcttcacttcaacggacggtgcaaaagaatagggattggactcgggaagaaatcatgttcatggatgtgattattaacgttactgtagtatgaagcagagcaggagcgagtgttgtggagctgaacgaagagctggagcgattgatcaacacacgcctcacgagcagcgggacttttattatgacacagtcgccggcgccgcttccgcttttccggtcatgagtatgaggtaacgcagctctgtttatcatattagatacatttgagagtgttgaaaatgatgttataacgttactctgtgcgttcgctcggcggctgctgtgagacactgttacacactgcagtaagatagatcgattttacaatatcatattaaatgctgaatggcttgtgttgataaatggcatgcaattcattttaaaacgtattgcaTGATgtagaaaatgctgtattactgttactaaaaataaagctgcatctgattatgctatgttagctacttcacaaaatagtgtttttctctgaggcatggtaaagcatgagactcgcaaaaaatcaagaaaattagatttaaacaaacgtgttgagctatataacaataattagttttctgtctgtaagtgtaaccaaacagtttatCTCTTGTCTGTTAAAACGTGTAATacattaaagcgtctttggtgtttcttcaaaataaaacaaaccgGAAATTGCAactttctcacgatttacaaatagttggaaacatttgggatattgtaagtactcaagtgaacaaaatatataacactggcctagtggtttttggatattgtgctgcaaaaaatcttacatattgcacctttaactagtTTAACTGAAAATACTTTATCAACAAATTTAACACCCTGCTTGGGGTTGGATCTTCAGATATTTTCTGATCTTGTTGGCTTGTCATGTGTATGTCAAATCACAATCatctgcataattttttttgacTCTTGATTTGCAGGTGATGGGATTGGAAATGTTTGTGAGAATGACTTTGACAATGACACATTTAGCGACAACATTGATGTTTGTCCTGAGAATGCTGAGGTCACTCTCACCGACTTCAGAACCTATCAGACTGTTGTTCTAGATCCAGAGGGTGATGCGCAGATCGATCCAAACTGGGTGGTGCTTAATCAGGTCTGTCTGCCTCTTTCTGCCTCATAGATGGTGGCAGTCAAAGTTCTCACAGTGTAAACTTACTAAGGAATGCTCATCCTTTTTAACAGGGAAGAGAGATTGTTCAGACCATGAACAGTGACCCTGGACTCGCTGTAGGTAAGAGACTATGACAAGGAAAATCAGTATAGTAAATGTGCTGTCAAGTTGATTCCAAGCTTATCCCCTCTGGTTACTCCAACAGGCTACACGGCGTTTAATGGTGTGGACTTCGAAGGGACATTTCATGTGAATACTGAGACAGATGATGACTATGCAGGCTTTATCTTTGGCTATCAGGACAGCTCAAGCTTCTACGTGGTAATGTGGAAACAAGTCGAGCAGATTTACTGGCAAGCTAACCCTTTCCGAGCTGTAGCTGAGCCTGGTATCCAACTAAAGGTGTGATATGGTTTCTTTAAGTGCAATTCAactcaattcacatttatttgtattttcacaatacatatagtttcaaagcagctttacagaaaatgcatgtcaacattacaattcaGAGTAATCTTttatcagaggtgactgtgtccaaattatataatttcagaaatgtatatatacagtgggtacggaaagtattcagacccccttaagtttttcactctttgttaaattgcagccatttgctaaattcatttaagttcttttttttttttcctcattaatgtacacacagcaccccatattgacagaaaaacacagaattggtgacatttttgcagatttactaaagaaaaactgaaatatcacatggtcctaagtattcagaccctttgctcagtatttagtagaagcacccttttgatctaatacagccatgagtctttttgggaaagatgcaataAGTTTTttacacctggatttggggatcctctgccattcctccttgcagatcctctccagttctgtcaggttggatggtaaacgttggtggacagccatttttaggtctctccagagatgctcaattgggtttaagtcagggctctggctgggccattcaagaacagtcacggagttgttgtgaagccactccttcgttattttagctgtgtgcttagggtcattgtcttgttggaaggtaaaccttcggcccagtctgaggtcctgagcactctggagaaggttttcgtccaggatatccctgtacttggccgcattcatctttccctcgattgcaaccagtcgtcctgtccctgcagctgaaaaacacccccacagcatgatgctgccaccaccatgcttcactgttgggactgtattggacaggtgatgagcagtgcctggttttctccacacataccgcttagaattaaggccaaaaagttctatcttggtctcatcagaccagagaatcttatttctcaccatcttgacaaactccatgcgggctttcatgtgtcttgcactgaggagaggcttccgtcgggccactctgccataaagccccgactggtgaagggctgcagtgatggttgaccttctacaactttctcccatctcccgactgcatctctggagctcagccacagtgatctttgggttcttctttacctctctcaccaaggctcttctcccccgatagctcagtttgtccggacggccagctctaggaagggttctggtcgtcccaaacgtcttccatttaaggattatagaggccactgtgctcttaggaactttaagtgcagcagaaatttttttgtaaccatggccagatctgtgccttgccacaattctgtctctgagctcttcaggcagttcctttgacctcatgattctcatttgctctgacatgcactgtgagctgtaaggtcttatatagacaggtgtgtggctttcctaatcaagtccaatcagtataatcaaacacagctggactcaaatgaaggtgtagaaccatctcaaggatgatcagaagaaatggacagcacctgagttaaatatatgagtgtcacagcaaagggtctgaatacttaggaccatgtgatatttcagtttttcttttttaataaatctgcaaaaatgtcaacaattctgtgtttttctgtcaatatggggtgctgtgtgtacattaatgaggaaaaaaattaactaaaatgattttagcaaattgctgcaatataacaaagagtgaaaaatttaagggggtctgattACTTGTTATCaaacaatgtattaatttaaggcagaaacaatgagctcattgaagtaatgaatacatgttaacaatgattaggatatatagaaaaatttggacatttCATGCATGCTGATCCAGCATGTCATCTGAAGTCCTTGCAGAGGTTGGGGTCGTCTCTCCACAGGTGTTGaggcatctgaagtcttcataagaggctggatccaaactggagCTGATGTTTTCTCtagtcaaaacaaaaaaagcaaatggagaataattcaCGTAGCTGCAGATAACATTAGGCAAAGATAATCATGTGCATTTGATCTGATATAACTGGAGTACAAGGATATGAGATACAACATTGGCCAAAAATatgtctttaatctagatttaaactgggagaGTGAGTCTGATCCCcaaacattatcaggaaggctattccagagtttaggagccaaatgtaATAACgttctccctcctttagtggacttagggTATCCTGGGTACTACCAAAAGTCCAGGATGGTCCAGCGTGATGGATtatagggcgatagaagattggttaaatacacaggagctaaaTCATTTagggccttataggtcattagcaatacttaataatcgatacggaacttaataggtaaccaaTGTAGAGTAGGGGTTGAACGACTTCAGattttttaaagtcaacatttCTGTGATTAAAGTTGAGTTGACGTCGACTAGTCGATGACGtcattaatgaacaaataaggggccgttcacacagttTTCCATTCCAATGCTTTCCTTTTCTATTGATTTTCTATGTAAATACGCGCTTGACGGATGTGTATATGACCGTTGCGCTCATGTCTTGCATCTTTTGCAGCATCTCGCGCATGACACAGCGTTCTAAAAATGCGGTGTTCAAGTTTAAATcagttaaacttttaaaaaacgcATCTTGAGACCTTAAATTTTTCCATATTCCACTGCCCGAGTTTCGTGTTTTTGAAAGCAAAAATGCGTTCTGTGTGAAAGGCCTCGAGCTGAGACTCGAACGCGGGTTGCCTTGAGCACAGCTATGGCATATGCCCACAAGCCTATTGCTCCTacataagtttatttttataatttctttTGTCTTTGGGTTGTTATATTTCTCCGTTTTCTGCTCGTTCTAAATCATATACAGATAAAGTAGAACAGTAAAGATacatttatatgaatgcattagtGAGAGAGCGATTGCATGTGAATTAATTCTACCTGGCAGCATCTCTctactaaattatgttttattaacaatgtTCGGGAGGAGCAGGTTCAGATAATTAAACTAATTAGCACaagtggagagcattcagttaaaggtgcccaagaacgttctttcacaagatgtaatataagtctaaggtgtcccctgaatgtgtctgtgaagtttcagctcaaaataccccatagatttttttaaataaatttttttaactgcatattttggggcatcattaacaatgcactgatttacactcggcgccgcccccttaaatcgcatgctccctgccacaccagctgtcgactatattacagcacatttacaaagttcacacagctaatataaccctcaaatggatctttacaagatgttcgtcatgcatgctgcatgcatgctttgaattatgtgagtaaagtatttatttggatgttaaagttttattctgagtgaatttgaggctgtcctccgtggctaacggctaatgctacactgttggagagatttataaagcttttcaatgaagttgtgtttataaattcctgatacagactgcaagtgtttaaaaatgaaaatagcgacggctcttgtctccgtgaatacagtaagaaacgatggtaactttaacctcatttaacagtacattagcaacatgctaacgaaactccagtttagaaagacaatttacaaatatcagtaaaaatatcatgctatcatggatttcctgcacacgcctgtcagttattattgctccatctgccatttttcgctccccaagttgttcttgcttacctagtctgatgattcggctgtgtgcagctccagacgttaactggctgcccttgtctaatgccttttataatgttgggaaagCCTATGTTCAGAAATGCTTTCTGGCATTCGCTtgatgcaaatattggggcgtacaccccgactgttacataacagtcggtgttatgttgagatttgcctgttcttcggaggtcttttaaacaaatgagatttatataagaaggaggaaacaatggggtttgagactcaatgtatgtcttttccatgtactgaactcttgttatttaactatgccaaggtaaattcaatttttgaatcaagggcacctttaattaaccAATGACaagaggtatatatatatacagcagacttacctctgttcaTTTGACtgtttatcagcatccctcctccaccccatctcctcacttctagtTCTACCTATTCTTACAACAACccgggggagtactctgggatCGGGCCAAAATTCCGAACCCGGAGCCCTTCCCCACGGACAGCATGCTAAATATGCATaactttactctatttaattatatgtaaaCGTGAAACTGTGTATAGTGAAGCTTAGTTACTAAGAGATATATGCTAGAACTTTtcagtttctaagctattttattgataaatcaTAGAACAGTGTTGACAATAATGATTCTGTATGCGCGCAATCTATCTGCACACTACTGTAGCCACGCATTTTAGAATAGCGACTAACTTACCTGTACAATAGATTGTTTAAAACGTGCATTCACCCGATGAATATTGAGCATCCAGATGGTATAATCAAACATATCTTGTGAAGTGCTCTCAgagtatgcatttatttgtcattaatttaatttaatttagcatAAAGGTGGACTTCAAAGATTTCTTATCCTGTTGTGCCATGACCAGCGACTATGCTATGATGCTTTAAGCATGACTTTGATGAGTATTAAAGTCGACTAGTCGATTAGTCGGTGCAACCCcaagtgtagagatgataaaattgacctagtaagaactctagtgTGACAGAGTAAGTGCTGAGCGACAACTTTTATTGCTCAGATAAAATATAGTATAATTTTCTTCATTCTGTTGGTAGGCAGTGAAATCAGACACAGGGCCTGGAGAAAACTTGCGGAATTCACTCTGGCACACAGGTGACTCAACTAACCAGGTGAAACTCTTGTGGAAAGATTCCAGGAATGTTGGCTGGAAAGACAAGACTTCTTACCGCTGGTTCCTGCAGCACAGACCCCAAGAAGGCTATATTAGGTATAGTCAGATTCATCTGCAAAGCCTCCTGTTGTTTATTCGCAATATTGTCCTATGCATGTTCAGATAAATACTCTGCATATCTTGGATGCAGGGTTCGGTTCTATGAAGGTCAGCAGATGGTGGCAGACACAGGAATTATTATTGACACAACCATGAGAGGAGGCAGACTGGGAGTTTTCTGCTTTTCCCAGGAGAACATCATCTGGGCCAATTTGCGCTACAGATGCAACGGTCAGTTCTTGTGATAAAATATATTAGCatatattagaaaataattaaacaagTATACACTCACTCAAAGGGCTTACTGTCAGGCCTACAGATAATCTGAAATCCCAACATTCACTAAGTTATACAGATCCTTAACCACTTGCTTGCTCATTTGAAAATACTTAAACCTACCAACAGGAGTATAGTACTGCCAgctgtttaacatattttactatttttaaagttatcatgaaataataataatattaacaataaaaatctatttttatttatatacattccAGTCTTTTTTAGAATGATTCATTGAAgcatgcactctaaaaaatgctgggttaaaaacaacccaagttgggctgaaaatggacaaacccagcgattgggttgttttaacccagcggttgggttaaatgtttgcccaacctgctgggtagttttatttaaaccaactattgtttaaaaattgctatatggctagcttaaaatgaacccaaaatagttgggaaattaaaaaccagatgcaattagaggcaacaataatagacaaaaggtgaatgtttattaataagctttaatattttattaatataatttaatagtttattaatatacatttattaataagcaatttaataaatgtttattgtttaataattattcattgaacattaataaatgttcatttccaacatactttgggttaattttaattaagcaatacagtaatttttaaacaatagttgagttaaataaaactacccagcaggttgggcaaacatttaacccaaccgctgggtttgtccattttcaacccaacttgggttgtttttaacccagcattttttagagtgtgttaTTTCAAATTTATGACAGAAAGTAATTCATAATttcacaataattcctctttggGTGACCACTTTTCATGATCCATTTACAAATGGACTATCGATGAATATCCTTTCACTTGGAAAACTTTAAATACATTCTGCAAAATCCAgcagatattttttttcttggaaaaaaaaaaaggaaaaaggtgCAGACTCATTCATTTTCCCCTTATTATTAaggttttatatgtttttttatgaGTATACAAAATTCACAGTCTCTGAAGAGAGAATTATTAAATCaactgttgtatttttttttttttttttttttttttgcagatacAATCCCAGAGGACTTTGAGACATTCAGAACCCAGCAAATCCAGCTTTTTTAAACCAAAACTCAACAGCAGAGTTCTTTTTTTACAAGGTTAATgtgtgttttgagttgtataTTTCTGTCATGTGTGTCATATTTTatactccattttttttttttttttttttactttatgaaCAACAGTAGACAAGCCTTCCTCACAACCCCAAATGATAGACAGATACATTGATGACTCCGATTAGCACTGAGGTCACAAACaagaatttaaatatatatatatctatatatatatatatatatgtattttaaaaacacgTACAGAAATACAGGttacaaaatataaattatataacaaGAAGGCTCTGATATATGTAGCTGAGACATCATGCACATCcatatttagctttttttttttttctttccgaGAAAGGAAAAGGACCAGCAAAAACGACAAAGACGAAATCAGTTCCTTCTACAATCAGTTACCACAAATAGGAGACAAAGATGATCACACCAGCACAGCGACTATAGAAATGGGCATCTGGATAGATCCAACCCAATGAAAGCTCTAGACAACCACAAATTATATGTCCTAATATACCGTTAATTCCAATAAAGAGCAAGCACTGTTTATGCTCACAAATTGTAAGATCACAAGATTTGATGTGCATTCTGTAATCTAAAACTCTCATGAGTGGCTTGTTTACAGTGTCTTTTAATACTTCTTATCCTGCCTTAAGTGAAATGGCAGTTGacgaaataaaaaatatatcatcTTTACAGAAAGAAATCAATATAGATGGCACTTAGTTTATGCTAATGTTATGAAAGGGGAAGGGTTGTTATACTGGTTAGCGCTATCCTATGGGTCACTATCATTATGTTTATCAAGAAGTACATCCCATCTAGTCAACTAAGTCCTTATTAGTCTTAATGGTATGGACATGGTAATCATGGTAACTAACTGCTCAGCAGTTCTATTAAGGCTTAAAGGGGAATTTACGCTAAAGGGGGTTTGCTCTCACACAAATAATCAGGACACAAATGAACAAGTCCAACATACACATAAGTGCTGTTAGCTAAAACTGCTCCAATAAAATGCCCCAAACAGGCAGTCTGGCTGCATGCTGCATCAACAACAGCTTATTTGAGCAATAAACACATGCA encodes the following:
- the LOC125256702 gene encoding cartilage oligomeric matrix protein isoform X1 — its product is MTSETWYKSRGDTDTLRTSDLLPSSDMLWTLLFSCSFYLHTALVSAQGISRDGEIIKQIKGTNQELAEIKELLKQQIQEIVFLKNTVMECEACGMRTVDPQPLCDPNPCHAGVECILTPSGIKCGPCPEGMTGNGTHCTDVDECAVMPCHMGVRCINTSPGFRCGPCPAGYMGPQVQGVGLAYASANKQVCTDNNECENSNGGCVENSNCINTPGSFRCGRCKTGFVGDQAKGCKPERACGNGQPNPCHASAECIVHRDGQIECACGVGWAGNGYLCGTDTDIDGFPDEKLECVERNCAKDNCLTVPNSGQEDADKDNIGDACDEDADGDGILNTEDNCVLVPNVNQKNIDQDDYGDACDNCRLMKNNDQKDTDSDGQGDECDDDIDGDGIKNDEDNCKKVPNRDQKDRDGDSVGDACDSCPYVRNPDQMDVDNDLIGDPCDTNKDSDGDGHQDSRDNCPAVINSSQLDTDKDGIGDECDDDDDNDGIPDLLPPGPDNCRLIPNPLQEDFDGDGIGNVCENDFDNDTFSDNIDVCPENAEVTLTDFRTYQTVVLDPEGDAQIDPNWVVLNQGREIVQTMNSDPGLAVGYTAFNGVDFEGTFHVNTETDDDYAGFIFGYQDSSSFYVVMWKQVEQIYWQANPFRAVAEPGIQLKAVKSDTGPGENLRNSLWHTGDSTNQVKLLWKDSRNVGWKDKTSYRWFLQHRPQEGYIRVRFYEGQQMVADTGIIIDTTMRGGRLGVFCFSQENIIWANLRYRCNDTIPEDFETFRTQQIQLF
- the LOC125256702 gene encoding cartilage oligomeric matrix protein isoform X2, coding for MTSETWYKSRGDTDTLRTSDLLPSSDMLWTLLFSCSFYLHTALVSAQGISRDGEIIKQIKGTNQELAEIKELLKQQIQEIVFLKNTVMECEACMRTVDPQPLCDPNPCHAGVECILTPSGIKCGPCPEGMTGNGTHCTDVDECAVMPCHMGVRCINTSPGFRCGPCPAGYMGPQVQGVGLAYASANKQVCTDNNECENSNGGCVENSNCINTPGSFRCGRCKTGFVGDQAKGCKPERACGNGQPNPCHASAECIVHRDGQIECACGVGWAGNGYLCGTDTDIDGFPDEKLECVERNCAKDNCLTVPNSGQEDADKDNIGDACDEDADGDGILNTEDNCVLVPNVNQKNIDQDDYGDACDNCRLMKNNDQKDTDSDGQGDECDDDIDGDGIKNDEDNCKKVPNRDQKDRDGDSVGDACDSCPYVRNPDQMDVDNDLIGDPCDTNKDSDGDGHQDSRDNCPAVINSSQLDTDKDGIGDECDDDDDNDGIPDLLPPGPDNCRLIPNPLQEDFDGDGIGNVCENDFDNDTFSDNIDVCPENAEVTLTDFRTYQTVVLDPEGDAQIDPNWVVLNQGREIVQTMNSDPGLAVGYTAFNGVDFEGTFHVNTETDDDYAGFIFGYQDSSSFYVVMWKQVEQIYWQANPFRAVAEPGIQLKAVKSDTGPGENLRNSLWHTGDSTNQVKLLWKDSRNVGWKDKTSYRWFLQHRPQEGYIRVRFYEGQQMVADTGIIIDTTMRGGRLGVFCFSQENIIWANLRYRCNDTIPEDFETFRTQQIQLF